The genome window ATCCCGAAGGTCTGGTCGCCGAAGGAAAAATACCTGACGCCCAGTTTCTTGATATATTCCAGTTCATCCAATACTTCCTCCACCGGCCTCATTTTATAAGGCAGCTGGCCAATCAGGCAGAAATCGCACTTATAGGGACAGCCAAAGTCTGTGACCACGCCGGCATAGGGAAGTCTTCTGGCAAACGGCATCCGGTATTTTTTGTAGGGAAAAATCTCATGTCTGGGGATGCCTGTGGAATACTCCGCTGTCCGGGCGCTGCGCCGACAGCAATATATTTCTTGGGATAAATAGGCAATATCAACCGCATTTTTATCATCGCCGGTCAGGTAGGGAAGCCACCCGCTCGAGGCATAGTCCAGCAGAACAGCATCGATGAAATGATTTTCCCTCAGGAGTTTTTCGGTTTCGTCAAATCCGGCATCGCCGCTGACAATAAGTTTGGCCGAAGGGAGGCCCTGCTTGAGCAGTTTGAAAAAATCGAGGTCGTTGGCAAAGGAAGCCAGTCCCAAAAGCGAGATGATGAAATCCGGACGGCTGTCCACTATTTTATCCAAGGCGGAATCATATGACAGCCTGTCGGCCATGGCATCCAGCACTAGAATCTGATGCTTGGAATGGAGATAGCCGCTGATCAGCAGCAGATCGATGGGCGGAGTCAGGTAGGCCGCCTTGGAGACCTTGCTGCAGTAGCTGTCCCTTAGGTAGATCCTATCTCCCGGGGGATTCAAGAGCATTACTTTGGCCATGGCAATACAATCATTTATTCAGTTTAGCAAAGGCCTCCGCCAGCATCTCGGGCGAGGGCGGACAGCCCTCCACCCATATCACATCGGGCAGGTCCTTGAGATGCTTGGTGCATTCGCCCACCGCTATCACCCTCCGGCTGTTTTCGGGGACTGCAGCATTTTTTCCGTAGACGAAATCCACCCGGCCGAAAACCATCTGGCGCAGCACCGGCATCAGGCTGGCGGCCCACCTCCGGGGATCTCTGGCCGAGGTTACCAGCCCTTCCCTGGCCGAACCGCCGCAGAGGCTGCAGGCCAGGGGCGTCCGCTGATTATGCAGGCCCAGCATTTTCAGCATCTGCATCTCCGGCCGCTTGAATCTGCGGGCGCAGTCCTCAAGTCGGTCCCCGATGATGGTTGCCTCCAGGGTTCCCAACCCCATTTGACTGGCCAGCGATAAATGTTCCACTTCCAGGGGGTCGATGCCCATCAGCCGACAGCCGGCGGCATCCACTGCCAGAGGGTCGGCCCCGGCGATCAGGACCCTGGATCCGACCTTCCTTCCGGCGAACAGCGGCCCATCGCCTTCGATGGCGGTGAAACCGTCCAGGATGGTGAAATCGGGGCGGATCATTTTGTAGAGTTCGGCCACCGGACGGTGCAGCCCGTTCTTATGAAACCTCTTCTTATCGGCGTATGACAACAGACCCTTCTGGTTCTTCAGGCCCAACGTGACCAGGGTATTGATATGGGTCTTCAGCTTGGGCAGGTTGATGTAATAAGCGCCTTTGAATATCAGGGGCAGATCAAGCTGGCCGTCGTACCATTCCACCGGGTATCGGGGGGCCTGGTTCAGGTCCAGCAGCGGGACCTGATATCTTCGGGCCAGTTCGCTAAAGCCGGTTCTTTCAAAAGCCTCCCCGGCATCAACCCCCAGCCCCGGCCCTTCGGCGATGGTGATATCCCTAACGCCTGTTTCTCTCAGGCACTCGACCAGCATTCCTACCAGGCTGGCATCGCTGACCACTCCGCTGGTCCCTGGAGCGGGGAAAACCAAGTTGGGCTTCAGCACCACCGGCCGGTCCCGGGGGATATTGATCGGCAGTTCTTTCAGCCAATCGGAGAACTGCGAAAGGTGTTTGATCTTTTTTAGATATACCTCTGGCATCGTTATCCGTCACTCAACATTATTGCCGACCCGCCCCAAAACATAAAGATGATGGGCATTCAGAACCTTGAACCAAACAGGAAGGTTATCCTCGATCCATTCGAACAGAGAAAGCAGGAATCCTTTCCGGGATTTGGCCGGGGCTGCTTTCCATTCCCACTTTCTCCCGAACAAGCCGGCGATCTTTGATATCTCGCCGCCCAGAGGCATGTCCCAAGTATCCCAGGTTGGTGGTACATCCACCGCCCCGGTTGCAATAACTTCGATGCCTGATCTTTCAAATGATCTCCGAATGCCCGGCAGGGCCATCATATCGAAATCGCCATGATCCCACTCCAGACCCGTGGCATTGTGATATATCTTATGAAGCCAAGTCCCGT of Candidatus Edwardsbacteria bacterium contains these proteins:
- a CDS encoding radical SAM protein, coding for MAKVMLLNPPGDRIYLRDSYCSKVSKAAYLTPPIDLLLISGYLHSKHQILVLDAMADRLSYDSALDKIVDSRPDFIISLLGLASFANDLDFFKLLKQGLPSAKLIVSGDAGFDETEKLLRENHFIDAVLLDYASSGWLPYLTGDDKNAVDIAYLSQEIYCCRRSARTAEYSTGIPRHEIFPYKKYRMPFARRLPYAGVVTDFGCPYKCDFCLIGQLPYKMRPVEEVLDELEYIKKLGVRYFSFGDQTFGIDRKRTEILLEGMNKRKIGLPWGCFSRADLLTPEMLGSMKAAGCDLIMIGVESGSQEILDRHHKGVKLEAIRRAFRDCRREGIRTLATFIIGLPGETRETFERTMSLALELDPDFASFNLPVTKPLTPLKTMAASEGWTASDRGDQSTEAGVVFGGLSGELLKKWQGEALRRFYLRPGYFIKRALSVRSLTELMINLQEAAGIFFKGRST
- a CDS encoding DUF362 domain-containing protein, with product MPEVYLKKIKHLSQFSDWLKELPINIPRDRPVVLKPNLVFPAPGTSGVVSDASLVGMLVECLRETGVRDITIAEGPGLGVDAGEAFERTGFSELARRYQVPLLDLNQAPRYPVEWYDGQLDLPLIFKGAYYINLPKLKTHINTLVTLGLKNQKGLLSYADKKRFHKNGLHRPVAELYKMIRPDFTILDGFTAIEGDGPLFAGRKVGSRVLIAGADPLAVDAAGCRLMGIDPLEVEHLSLASQMGLGTLEATIIGDRLEDCARRFKRPEMQMLKMLGLHNQRTPLACSLCGGSAREGLVTSARDPRRWAASLMPVLRQMVFGRVDFVYGKNAAVPENSRRVIAVGECTKHLKDLPDVIWVEGCPPSPEMLAEAFAKLNK